A genome region from Polyodon spathula isolate WHYD16114869_AA chromosome 19, ASM1765450v1, whole genome shotgun sequence includes the following:
- the LOC121294724 gene encoding COUP transcription factor 2-like isoform X3: MAMVVWRGSQDEVSETQGTLTSQVPQVGPLVLSTSQVTQPTPQTPVQGGAPTTTAQSTPSNQTNQQSQTVEKQQPPHIECVVCGDKSSGKHYGQFTCEGCKSFFKRSVRRNLSYTCRANRNCPIDQHHRNQCQYCRLKKCLKVGMRREVQRGRMPPTQPHHGQFSLTNGDPLNCHSYLSGYISLLLRAEPYPTSRYGSQCMQPNNIMGIENICELAARMLFSAVEWARNIPFFPDLQITDQVALLRLTWSELFVLNAAQCSMPLHVAPLLAAAGLHASPMSADRVVAFMDHIRIFQEQVEKLKALHVDSAEYSCLKAIVLFTSDACGLSDVAHVESLQEKSQCALEEYVRSQYPNQPTRFGKLLLRLPSLRTVSSSVIEQLFFVRLVGKTPIETLIRDMLLSGSSFNWPYMSIQ; this comes from the exons ATGGCAATGGTAGTGTGGCGCGGCTCCCAGGACGAAGTATCCGAAACGCAGGGGACCCTGACTTCCCAGGTCCCGCAAGTAGGACCACTGGTGCTGTCGACCTCTCAGGTTACACAACCAACACCGCAAACCCCCGTGCAAGGGGGGGCTCCGACCACCACAGCCCAGTCTACTCCGTCAAACCAGACGAACCAGCAAAGCCAAACGGTGGAAAAACAACAGCCACCGCACATCGAGTGCGTGGTTTGCGGGGACAAGTCGAGCGGCAAACACTACGGCCAGTTCACCTGCGAGGGCtgcaaaagcttttttaaaaggAGTGTACGGAGAAACCTGAGCTACACATGCCGTGCCAACAGGAACTGTCCCATTGATCAACACCACCGCAACCAGTGCCAGTACTGCCGCCTCAAAAAGTGCCTCAAAGTCGGCATGAGACGGGAAG tacaaaggggacggaTGCCACCCACGCAGCCACACCATGGCCAGTTCTCCTTGACAAATGGGGACCCCCTGAACTGCCATTCCTACTTATCCGGATATATCTCCCTTCTTCTGAGAGCGGAGCCCTACCCAACCTCCCGATATGGCAGCCAATGCATGCAGCCGAACAATATCATGGGCATCGAGAACATTTGTGAACTGGCAGCCAGGATGCTGTTCAGCGCGGTGGAGTGGGCGAGGAATATCCCTTTCTTTCCAGACCTTCAGATCACTGACCAGGTGGCCCTCTTAAGGCTCACCTGGAGCGAGTTGTTTGTGCTCAACGCTGCCCAGTGTTCCATGCCGCTCCACGTGGCTCCTCTGCTGGCGGCGGCGGGCCTCCACGCCTCGCCCATGTCAGCAGACAGAGTGGTCGCCTTCATGGACCACATCAGAATCTTCCAAGAACAAGTGGAGAAGCTCAAGGCTTTGCATGTTGATTCTGCAGAATACAGTTGCTTAAAGGCTATAGTGCTTTTCACCTCAG ATGCTTGTGGTCTTTCTGATGTGGCCCATGTGGAAAGTTTGCAAGAAAAGTCCCAGTGTGCATTGGAAGAGTATGTTAGGAGCCAGTACCCCAACCAGCCGACTCGCTTTGGAAAGCTTTTGCTTCGCCTGCCTTCTCTCCGCACTGTTTCTTCTTCTGTAATAGAGCAATTGTTTTTCGTCCGTCTGGTAGGTAAAACCCCGATAGAAACCCTCATCAGAGATATGCTGCTGTCTGGCAGCAGCTTTAACTGGCCTTACATGTCAATCCAGTAG
- the LOC121294724 gene encoding COUP transcription factor 2-like isoform X1: MAMVVWRGSQDEVSETQGTLTSQVPQVGPLVLSTSQVTQPTPQTPVQGGAPTTTAQSTPSNQTNQQSQTVEKQQPPHIECVVCGDKSSGKHYGQFTCEGCKSFFKRSVRRNLSYTCRANRNCPIDQHHRNQCQYCRLKKCLKVGMRREVSHFTAAVQRGRMPPTQPHHGQFSLTNGDPLNCHSYLSGYISLLLRAEPYPTSRYGSQCMQPNNIMGIENICELAARMLFSAVEWARNIPFFPDLQITDQVALLRLTWSELFVLNAAQCSMPLHVAPLLAAAGLHASPMSADRVVAFMDHIRIFQEQVEKLKALHVDSAEYSCLKAIVLFTSDACGLSDVAHVESLQEKSQCALEEYVRSQYPNQPTRFGKLLLRLPSLRTVSSSVIEQLFFVRLVGKTPIETLIRDMLLSGSSFNWPYMSIQ; this comes from the exons ATGGCAATGGTAGTGTGGCGCGGCTCCCAGGACGAAGTATCCGAAACGCAGGGGACCCTGACTTCCCAGGTCCCGCAAGTAGGACCACTGGTGCTGTCGACCTCTCAGGTTACACAACCAACACCGCAAACCCCCGTGCAAGGGGGGGCTCCGACCACCACAGCCCAGTCTACTCCGTCAAACCAGACGAACCAGCAAAGCCAAACGGTGGAAAAACAACAGCCACCGCACATCGAGTGCGTGGTTTGCGGGGACAAGTCGAGCGGCAAACACTACGGCCAGTTCACCTGCGAGGGCtgcaaaagcttttttaaaaggAGTGTACGGAGAAACCTGAGCTACACATGCCGTGCCAACAGGAACTGTCCCATTGATCAACACCACCGCAACCAGTGCCAGTACTGCCGCCTCAAAAAGTGCCTCAAAGTCGGCATGAGACGGGAAG TTTCTCATTTTACTgcagcagtacaaaggggacggaTGCCACCCACGCAGCCACACCATGGCCAGTTCTCCTTGACAAATGGGGACCCCCTGAACTGCCATTCCTACTTATCCGGATATATCTCCCTTCTTCTGAGAGCGGAGCCCTACCCAACCTCCCGATATGGCAGCCAATGCATGCAGCCGAACAATATCATGGGCATCGAGAACATTTGTGAACTGGCAGCCAGGATGCTGTTCAGCGCGGTGGAGTGGGCGAGGAATATCCCTTTCTTTCCAGACCTTCAGATCACTGACCAGGTGGCCCTCTTAAGGCTCACCTGGAGCGAGTTGTTTGTGCTCAACGCTGCCCAGTGTTCCATGCCGCTCCACGTGGCTCCTCTGCTGGCGGCGGCGGGCCTCCACGCCTCGCCCATGTCAGCAGACAGAGTGGTCGCCTTCATGGACCACATCAGAATCTTCCAAGAACAAGTGGAGAAGCTCAAGGCTTTGCATGTTGATTCTGCAGAATACAGTTGCTTAAAGGCTATAGTGCTTTTCACCTCAG ATGCTTGTGGTCTTTCTGATGTGGCCCATGTGGAAAGTTTGCAAGAAAAGTCCCAGTGTGCATTGGAAGAGTATGTTAGGAGCCAGTACCCCAACCAGCCGACTCGCTTTGGAAAGCTTTTGCTTCGCCTGCCTTCTCTCCGCACTGTTTCTTCTTCTGTAATAGAGCAATTGTTTTTCGTCCGTCTGGTAGGTAAAACCCCGATAGAAACCCTCATCAGAGATATGCTGCTGTCTGGCAGCAGCTTTAACTGGCCTTACATGTCAATCCAGTAG
- the LOC121294724 gene encoding COUP transcription factor 2-like isoform X2 has product MAMVVWRGSQDEVSETQGTLTSQVPQVGPLVLSTSQVTQPTPQTPVQGGAPTTTAQSTPSNQTNQQSQTVEKQQPPHIECVVCGDKSSGKHYGQFTCEGCKSFFKRSVRRNLSYTCRANRNCPIDQHHRNQCQYCRLKKCLKVGMRREAVQRGRMPPTQPHHGQFSLTNGDPLNCHSYLSGYISLLLRAEPYPTSRYGSQCMQPNNIMGIENICELAARMLFSAVEWARNIPFFPDLQITDQVALLRLTWSELFVLNAAQCSMPLHVAPLLAAAGLHASPMSADRVVAFMDHIRIFQEQVEKLKALHVDSAEYSCLKAIVLFTSDACGLSDVAHVESLQEKSQCALEEYVRSQYPNQPTRFGKLLLRLPSLRTVSSSVIEQLFFVRLVGKTPIETLIRDMLLSGSSFNWPYMSIQ; this is encoded by the exons ATGGCAATGGTAGTGTGGCGCGGCTCCCAGGACGAAGTATCCGAAACGCAGGGGACCCTGACTTCCCAGGTCCCGCAAGTAGGACCACTGGTGCTGTCGACCTCTCAGGTTACACAACCAACACCGCAAACCCCCGTGCAAGGGGGGGCTCCGACCACCACAGCCCAGTCTACTCCGTCAAACCAGACGAACCAGCAAAGCCAAACGGTGGAAAAACAACAGCCACCGCACATCGAGTGCGTGGTTTGCGGGGACAAGTCGAGCGGCAAACACTACGGCCAGTTCACCTGCGAGGGCtgcaaaagcttttttaaaaggAGTGTACGGAGAAACCTGAGCTACACATGCCGTGCCAACAGGAACTGTCCCATTGATCAACACCACCGCAACCAGTGCCAGTACTGCCGCCTCAAAAAGTGCCTCAAAGTCGGCATGAGACGGGAAG cagtacaaaggggacggaTGCCACCCACGCAGCCACACCATGGCCAGTTCTCCTTGACAAATGGGGACCCCCTGAACTGCCATTCCTACTTATCCGGATATATCTCCCTTCTTCTGAGAGCGGAGCCCTACCCAACCTCCCGATATGGCAGCCAATGCATGCAGCCGAACAATATCATGGGCATCGAGAACATTTGTGAACTGGCAGCCAGGATGCTGTTCAGCGCGGTGGAGTGGGCGAGGAATATCCCTTTCTTTCCAGACCTTCAGATCACTGACCAGGTGGCCCTCTTAAGGCTCACCTGGAGCGAGTTGTTTGTGCTCAACGCTGCCCAGTGTTCCATGCCGCTCCACGTGGCTCCTCTGCTGGCGGCGGCGGGCCTCCACGCCTCGCCCATGTCAGCAGACAGAGTGGTCGCCTTCATGGACCACATCAGAATCTTCCAAGAACAAGTGGAGAAGCTCAAGGCTTTGCATGTTGATTCTGCAGAATACAGTTGCTTAAAGGCTATAGTGCTTTTCACCTCAG ATGCTTGTGGTCTTTCTGATGTGGCCCATGTGGAAAGTTTGCAAGAAAAGTCCCAGTGTGCATTGGAAGAGTATGTTAGGAGCCAGTACCCCAACCAGCCGACTCGCTTTGGAAAGCTTTTGCTTCGCCTGCCTTCTCTCCGCACTGTTTCTTCTTCTGTAATAGAGCAATTGTTTTTCGTCCGTCTGGTAGGTAAAACCCCGATAGAAACCCTCATCAGAGATATGCTGCTGTCTGGCAGCAGCTTTAACTGGCCTTACATGTCAATCCAGTAG